A window of Accipiter gentilis chromosome 24, bAccGen1.1, whole genome shotgun sequence contains these coding sequences:
- the NXT2 gene encoding NTF2-related export protein 2 isoform X2, with amino-acid sequence MAASVDFKTYVDQACRAADEFVNIYYETMDKRRRALTRLYLDKATLVWNGNAVSGQEELNKFFEMLPSSEFQVNMLDCQPVHEQATQGQTTVLVVTSGTVKFDGDKQRYFNQNFLLTAQATPTNTVWKIASDCFRFQDWAS; translated from the exons GATTTCAAAACCTACGTGGATCAAGCTTGTAGAGCTGCAGATGAATTTGTCAACATCTATTATGAGACAATGGATAAAAGAAGAAGG GCTTTAACAAGACTTTATTTGGACAAAGCAACGTTAGTTTGGAATGGTAATGCAGTGTCCGGGCAAGAAGAACTGAACAAATTTTTTGAAATGTTGCCATCTAGTGAATTCCAGGTTAATATGTTGGACTGCCAGCCCGTTCATG AGCAAGCTACTCAAGGCCAGACAACAGTCCTCGTGGTGACAAGTGGGACAGTAAAATTTGATGGTGACAAGCAGCGCTACTTCAATCAGAACTTCTTGCTGACAGCACAAGCCACACCTACCAACACAGTGTGGAAGATCGCCAGTGACTGTTTCCGCTTTCAGGACTGGGCCAGTTAG
- the NXT2 gene encoding NTF2-related export protein 2 isoform X3, protein MFGCWLESLRVQACAGREDFKTYVDQACRAADEFVNIYYETMDKRRRALTRLYLDKATLVWNGNAVSGQEELNKFFEMLPSSEFQVNMLDCQPVHEQATQGQTTVLVVTSGTVKFDGDKQRYFNQNFLLTAQATPTNTVWKIASDCFRFQDWAS, encoded by the exons ATGTTTGGTTGCTGGTTAGAAAGTTTACGTGTGCAAGCGTGTGCTGGTCGGGAG GATTTCAAAACCTACGTGGATCAAGCTTGTAGAGCTGCAGATGAATTTGTCAACATCTATTATGAGACAATGGATAAAAGAAGAAGG GCTTTAACAAGACTTTATTTGGACAAAGCAACGTTAGTTTGGAATGGTAATGCAGTGTCCGGGCAAGAAGAACTGAACAAATTTTTTGAAATGTTGCCATCTAGTGAATTCCAGGTTAATATGTTGGACTGCCAGCCCGTTCATG AGCAAGCTACTCAAGGCCAGACAACAGTCCTCGTGGTGACAAGTGGGACAGTAAAATTTGATGGTGACAAGCAGCGCTACTTCAATCAGAACTTCTTGCTGACAGCACAAGCCACACCTACCAACACAGTGTGGAAGATCGCCAGTGACTGTTTCCGCTTTCAGGACTGGGCCAGTTAG
- the NXT2 gene encoding NTF2-related export protein 2 isoform X1 has protein sequence MFTPLGASCRPFFNDFKTYVDQACRAADEFVNIYYETMDKRRRALTRLYLDKATLVWNGNAVSGQEELNKFFEMLPSSEFQVNMLDCQPVHEQATQGQTTVLVVTSGTVKFDGDKQRYFNQNFLLTAQATPTNTVWKIASDCFRFQDWAS, from the exons ATGTTCACACCACTTGGAGCCAGCTGTCGCCCGTTTttcaat GATTTCAAAACCTACGTGGATCAAGCTTGTAGAGCTGCAGATGAATTTGTCAACATCTATTATGAGACAATGGATAAAAGAAGAAGG GCTTTAACAAGACTTTATTTGGACAAAGCAACGTTAGTTTGGAATGGTAATGCAGTGTCCGGGCAAGAAGAACTGAACAAATTTTTTGAAATGTTGCCATCTAGTGAATTCCAGGTTAATATGTTGGACTGCCAGCCCGTTCATG AGCAAGCTACTCAAGGCCAGACAACAGTCCTCGTGGTGACAAGTGGGACAGTAAAATTTGATGGTGACAAGCAGCGCTACTTCAATCAGAACTTCTTGCTGACAGCACAAGCCACACCTACCAACACAGTGTGGAAGATCGCCAGTGACTGTTTCCGCTTTCAGGACTGGGCCAGTTAG
- the NXT2 gene encoding NTF2-related export protein 2 isoform X4 gives MDKRRRALTRLYLDKATLVWNGNAVSGQEELNKFFEMLPSSEFQVNMLDCQPVHEQATQGQTTVLVVTSGTVKFDGDKQRYFNQNFLLTAQATPTNTVWKIASDCFRFQDWAS, from the exons ATGGATAAAAGAAGAAGG GCTTTAACAAGACTTTATTTGGACAAAGCAACGTTAGTTTGGAATGGTAATGCAGTGTCCGGGCAAGAAGAACTGAACAAATTTTTTGAAATGTTGCCATCTAGTGAATTCCAGGTTAATATGTTGGACTGCCAGCCCGTTCATG AGCAAGCTACTCAAGGCCAGACAACAGTCCTCGTGGTGACAAGTGGGACAGTAAAATTTGATGGTGACAAGCAGCGCTACTTCAATCAGAACTTCTTGCTGACAGCACAAGCCACACCTACCAACACAGTGTGGAAGATCGCCAGTGACTGTTTCCGCTTTCAGGACTGGGCCAGTTAG